In Candidatus Acidulodesulfobacterium acidiphilum, a genomic segment contains:
- a CDS encoding dihydrolipoyl dehydrogenase yields MEKVDVFTIGAGGGAYPAAFRLAKAGKKVVMADIKGVMSGNCLEQGCVPSKTIREAIEVYRLAKNREYFGLKGENIGFDYTKIVDFKDNVQKFRYAQHAKELEEASKNLKLVKGIASFIDEHTIKVTGENFEETYKADSIIIASGAEPYILPIEGKEHCVTSADIYILGTKIKTLPKSIAILGGGYIGVETATFFNELGVDVILIQRSKRILTAMDERFALLLQNSLDPKIKLELGTEIKKVEKLNADGAYRYNVSYMKDGTLKTVNADMVLMAYGRKPVIPEGTDKLGIELDKKGRIKINSAIQTNIPHIYASGDVNGLSMLFHSAERQSLVCANNIFAGNIPIDYMDFNAVPTTVFTFPKAAYAGIMPSQAEKMGIDILECSYDFVVDAKAQIYNELNGEIREFFDAKTLKIIGAWVIGIDAELLIGELVTAIQNSLDIHIVAGLSNQHPTSSEGIAKAARKLL; encoded by the coding sequence ATGGAAAAAGTCGATGTATTTACTATTGGAGCAGGCGGAGGAGCTTATCCTGCCGCTTTTAGGCTTGCTAAAGCCGGAAAAAAAGTAGTTATGGCGGACATAAAAGGAGTTATGAGCGGCAACTGTTTAGAGCAGGGGTGCGTTCCTTCAAAAACTATAAGAGAAGCCATAGAAGTGTACAGACTGGCAAAAAACAGGGAATATTTCGGTTTAAAAGGCGAAAATATAGGATTTGATTATACAAAAATTGTAGATTTTAAAGACAACGTGCAAAAATTCAGGTATGCCCAGCATGCGAAAGAACTTGAAGAAGCATCGAAAAATTTAAAACTCGTCAAAGGTATCGCATCGTTTATAGACGAACATACAATTAAGGTAACGGGCGAAAATTTTGAAGAAACATATAAAGCGGACAGCATAATAATCGCAAGCGGCGCAGAACCTTATATACTTCCTATAGAAGGAAAAGAACACTGCGTTACCAGCGCCGATATTTATATTTTGGGAACAAAAATAAAGACTCTTCCAAAATCTATCGCAATACTTGGGGGAGGCTATATAGGGGTTGAAACCGCTACGTTTTTTAACGAACTCGGCGTGGACGTAATATTAATTCAAAGAAGCAAAAGAATACTTACCGCAATGGACGAAAGATTTGCTTTGCTTCTTCAAAATTCTCTTGACCCGAAAATTAAATTAGAACTTGGAACCGAAATTAAAAAAGTAGAAAAGCTCAATGCGGACGGAGCATATAGGTATAATGTTTCATATATGAAAGACGGAACCTTAAAAACCGTAAATGCCGATATGGTGCTTATGGCATACGGAAGAAAACCCGTCATACCCGAAGGCACGGATAAGTTAGGAATAGAATTGGATAAAAAAGGCAGAATAAAAATAAACAGCGCTATTCAGACCAATATTCCGCATATTTATGCATCCGGCGACGTAAACGGGCTTTCTATGCTTTTTCATTCTGCGGAAAGACAGTCTTTAGTTTGCGCAAATAATATATTTGCCGGCAATATTCCTATCGATTATATGGATTTTAATGCCGTGCCGACCACGGTATTTACGTTTCCTAAAGCCGCTTATGCCGGCATCATGCCTTCGCAGGCCGAAAAAATGGGCATCGATATTCTTGAATGTTCATACGATTTCGTGGTCGATGCTAAAGCTCAGATATATAACGAACTAAACGGAGAAATAAGGGAATTTTTCGATGCTAAAACATTAAAAATAATAGGCGCATGGGTTATAGGAATAGATGCTGAACTTTTAATTGGCGAATTGGTAACGGCAATACAAAATTCTTTGGATATCCATATAGTAGCCGGACTTTCAAACCAGCATCCCACAAGCAGCGAAGGCATAGCCAAAGCGGCAAGAAAACTGCTTTAA
- a CDS encoding PIN domain nuclease yields the protein MKNKPMRVLVDTSVWIEFFKANSSVSNNLELLLIEDSVEICGVVLFELLQGIKSESEKLKIKDILLNLPYVEINKNMWQKSAEISLNIKKKGYTIPFSDILIGTLAIENNFSVFTLDKHFELIPELALYKI from the coding sequence TTGAAAAATAAACCTATGCGTGTTTTGGTTGACACGAGCGTATGGATTGAATTTTTCAAGGCAAATTCTTCCGTAAGCAATAATCTTGAGCTGCTTCTAATTGAAGATTCGGTTGAAATTTGCGGAGTTGTCTTATTTGAATTATTGCAGGGAATTAAATCAGAGTCCGAAAAATTGAAGATTAAAGATATTTTATTAAATTTACCATATGTCGAGATAAATAAAAATATGTGGCAAAAATCCGCAGAAATATCTTTAAATATTAAAAAGAAAGGTTACACTATTCCGTTTTCCGATATTTTAATAGGAACTTTAGCGATAGAAAACAATTTTTCCGTTTTTACATTAGATAAACATTTCGAATTAATTCCAGAATTAGCGCTTTATAAAATTTAA
- a CDS encoding DUF2191 domain-containing protein, protein MRTTLNIPDDLIREVQKISGEKSKTKAIVKTMNEYIKQKKIAELIALKGKINIDYDWEMEEKSEINLQSARGKFFEK, encoded by the coding sequence ATGCGCACCACATTAAACATACCTGACGATTTGATTAGAGAAGTCCAAAAAATTTCTGGAGAAAAATCAAAAACAAAAGCTATAGTCAAAACTATGAATGAATATATAAAGCAAAAAAAAATAGCGGAACTTATTGCCTTAAAAGGTAAAATCAATATAGATTATGATTGGGAAATGGAAGAAAAGTCCGAAATAAATTTACAATCTGCAAGAGGGAAATTTTTTGAAAAATAA
- a CDS encoding HAD family hydrolase: MTKKQSAHRYPLYGFYRHAIKNINRIKTRGIKILNRILENEEKKFNIGFNTTNNKCVFLDRDGVLIEDVGYLKNPEDIIIMPNSIEALKILKAAGFLLIIITNQAGIAKGFFNMEDLAAVHEKLSKIYENNGIIIDDLYFCPHHEKGIVEPYNIKCSCRKPETGMVVKGVKKFNIDTGKSFMVGDKDSDIMLAKNSGLKSFYIKNSMYEHDGNVVPDFYVKDLMEAAEIITKGA; encoded by the coding sequence ATAACAAAGAAACAGTCTGCACACCGTTATCCGTTATATGGATTTTACCGTCATGCAATAAAAAACATTAATAGAATAAAAACAAGGGGTATTAAAATATTGAATAGAATCCTTGAAAATGAAGAAAAAAAGTTTAATATAGGATTTAATACAACAAATAACAAATGTGTGTTCTTAGACAGGGACGGCGTATTAATTGAGGATGTAGGGTATTTAAAAAATCCGGAAGATATAATTATAATGCCTAATTCTATTGAAGCCTTGAAAATTTTAAAAGCCGCGGGGTTTCTTCTTATAATAATAACCAATCAGGCGGGCATAGCAAAGGGCTTTTTTAATATGGAAGATTTGGCGGCGGTTCATGAAAAACTCAGTAAAATATACGAAAATAACGGAATTATAATCGACGATTTATATTTCTGCCCCCATCACGAAAAAGGCATAGTCGAACCCTATAATATAAAATGTTCTTGCAGAAAACCCGAAACCGGAATGGTCGTTAAAGGCGTGAAAAAGTTCAATATTGATACCGGCAAATCATTTATGGTAGGCGACAAAGACAGCGATATTATGCTTGCGAAAAACTCCGGCTTAAAATCTTTCTATATAAAGAACTCTATGTACGAACACGACGGAAACGTCGTACCCGATTTCTACGTTAAAGATTTAATGGAAGCGGCGGAAATTATAACGAAAGGCGCATAA